One segment of Streptomyces roseifaciens DNA contains the following:
- a CDS encoding IucA/IucC family protein — protein sequence MSLTSTDVVEGDLLSRVLSTLLREDAYGLRRHALTEHRPDGDWLHLRTADGTVLLPVGPDGFQCEVRVREPLAETDGGVLTGLRPVLTRLRAAVPPEDRAGYDAFLAECEEALAAARLHDRVRDGVTAHLAETYGQRTDGWTGPGGSLAYDTLAAYRDHPVYPTGRSRAGLSEDELRAYAPEFHPSFALRWLALPHGAVRGDRSGLPSWWPTPAGLGLSGLDATHVALPVHPLTAAGPLEAALREAGLGGSARFAEKPWLEVLPTLSTRTVAVADDPAVHLKLPLATATLGLRNRRTIKPGTLLDGETGQRLLEEVMAHEPRFAGRILLADERTHLQSDHELLAVLARRYPAGLQDAHVLPVAALLARTPGGSLVADELADRYYDGSLAALLDAYLTLLLDWHTTLFSYGIGLESHQQNTSLVLDAPGGRTRMRLLLKDNDGPRVHGVRLAARLGGAAADLLGFDDRRILVAGDGPVADVFATITVHLCAAAPLFELARLGRAPLGELLARLRDRLAEAVERTARTAPGAAAVLRARVLDADRLPVKAMVTAGTLLTKERSGAADINKHYVQGPNYLRGAGR from the coding sequence GACGGCGACTGGCTCCACCTGCGCACCGCGGACGGGACCGTCCTGCTGCCCGTCGGCCCCGACGGCTTCCAGTGCGAGGTCCGGGTGCGCGAACCGCTCGCCGAGACGGACGGCGGCGTCCTCACCGGGCTGCGCCCCGTCCTCACGCGGCTGCGCGCCGCCGTGCCCCCCGAGGACCGGGCCGGCTACGACGCCTTCCTCGCCGAGTGCGAGGAGGCGCTGGCCGCCGCCCGCCTGCACGACCGCGTCCGCGACGGCGTCACCGCGCACCTGGCGGAGACCTACGGACAGCGCACCGACGGCTGGACGGGCCCGGGCGGCTCCCTCGCCTACGACACCCTCGCCGCCTACCGCGACCACCCCGTCTACCCCACCGGCCGCTCCCGCGCCGGCCTCAGCGAAGACGAACTACGCGCGTATGCGCCCGAGTTCCACCCCTCCTTCGCCCTGCGCTGGCTCGCCCTCCCGCACGGCGCCGTGCGCGGCGACCGGTCCGGCCTGCCCTCCTGGTGGCCCACCCCCGCCGGGCTCGGCCTGAGCGGGCTGGACGCCACCCACGTCGCCCTGCCCGTCCACCCGCTCACCGCGGCCGGCCCCCTCGAGGCGGCCCTGCGCGAGGCCGGACTCGGCGGATCCGCCCGCTTCGCCGAGAAGCCCTGGCTGGAGGTGCTGCCCACCCTCTCCACCCGCACCGTCGCCGTCGCCGACGACCCCGCCGTCCACCTCAAACTGCCCCTCGCCACCGCCACCCTGGGCCTGCGCAACCGGCGCACCATCAAGCCCGGCACCCTCCTCGACGGCGAGACCGGCCAGCGCCTCCTCGAAGAGGTCATGGCCCACGAGCCCCGCTTCGCCGGGCGGATCCTCCTCGCCGACGAGCGCACCCACCTGCAGTCCGACCACGAACTCCTCGCCGTCCTCGCCCGCCGCTACCCCGCCGGCCTGCAGGACGCCCACGTCCTCCCCGTCGCCGCGCTGCTCGCCCGCACCCCGGGCGGCTCCCTCGTCGCCGACGAACTCGCCGACCGCTACTACGACGGCTCCCTCGCCGCCCTCCTCGACGCCTACCTCACGCTCCTCCTGGACTGGCACACCACCCTCTTCTCGTACGGCATAGGCCTCGAATCCCACCAGCAGAACACCTCGCTCGTCCTGGACGCCCCCGGCGGCCGGACCCGTATGCGGCTGCTGCTGAAGGACAACGACGGGCCGCGCGTGCACGGCGTGCGCCTGGCCGCCCGGCTCGGCGGGGCGGCCGCCGACCTGCTGGGCTTCGACGACCGGCGCATCCTCGTGGCCGGCGACGGGCCCGTGGCCGACGTGTTCGCCACCATCACCGTCCACCTCTGCGCCGCCGCCCCCCTCTTCGAGCTCGCCCGGCTCGGCCGCGCCCCCCTCGGCGAGCTCCTCGCCCGCCTGCGCGACCGGCTCGCGGAAGCAGTCGAACGCACCGCCCGCACCGCCCCCGGCGCCGCCGCCGTGCTGCGCGCCCGCGTCCTCGACGCCGACCGGCTGCCGGTCAAGGCCATGGTCACCGCCGGCACCCTGCTCACCAAGGAGCGCTCGGGCGCGGCCGACATCAACAAGCACTACGTCCAAGGGCCCAACTACCTGCGGGGCGCGGGCAGATGA
- a CDS encoding MFS transporter, whose amino-acid sequence MTAVLHGGRTREERPVLRTRQVHAVAACYFVASFAALGLPPYLTEILPSLGDHGARWAGLLYIVPTVFGALGAPLWGRLADRYGRKRLLLRAQFGLALSFLLAGTADSLPAFAAALVLQGVLGGTFAASNGYLAASLDGRRLSWALTLMQGSARLALVAAPVVVGGLTPWLSPHRQYALLAVLPLAAALMLAALPEPPPTAPPAPAAPEEEGPPPGPLRTLYALEFAFVLATVISYPYLITLVAERLPGLGPSESGALFALPHACYLLLAKPVHAAVAHRPHLGAVTGFACVAVALAGHWGAGTVASFVALRLLLGAGMTLGLVSLSALAAEASRGRGPGRLFGSLEFISKAGAVVAGAAAAASTGIWGPAAPAVAGSAVAALTAVISTPTLLRTRWSR is encoded by the coding sequence ATGACGGCCGTACTCCACGGCGGCCGCACCCGCGAGGAACGGCCCGTGCTGCGCACCCGCCAGGTCCACGCCGTCGCCGCCTGCTACTTCGTCGCGTCGTTCGCCGCCCTCGGCCTGCCCCCCTACCTCACCGAGATCCTGCCCTCCCTCGGCGACCACGGCGCCCGGTGGGCCGGGCTGCTCTACATCGTCCCCACCGTCTTCGGCGCCCTCGGCGCACCCCTGTGGGGCCGGCTCGCCGACCGCTACGGCCGCAAGCGCCTCCTGCTGCGCGCCCAGTTCGGCCTCGCCCTGTCCTTCCTGCTCGCCGGGACGGCCGACAGCCTGCCCGCCTTCGCCGCCGCCCTCGTCCTCCAGGGCGTCCTCGGCGGCACCTTCGCCGCCTCCAACGGCTACCTCGCCGCCTCCCTCGACGGCCGGCGGCTCTCCTGGGCGCTCACCCTGATGCAGGGCAGCGCCCGCCTCGCGCTCGTCGCCGCGCCCGTCGTCGTCGGCGGCCTCACGCCCTGGCTCTCCCCGCACCGCCAGTACGCGCTCCTCGCCGTACTGCCGCTGGCCGCCGCCCTGATGCTGGCAGCCCTCCCCGAACCGCCGCCCACGGCGCCGCCCGCACCCGCCGCCCCGGAGGAGGAGGGCCCGCCGCCGGGCCCGCTGCGCACCCTCTACGCCCTCGAATTCGCCTTCGTCCTCGCCACCGTCATCTCCTACCCGTACCTCATCACCCTGGTCGCCGAGCGGCTGCCGGGCCTCGGCCCCTCCGAGAGCGGCGCGCTCTTCGCCCTCCCGCACGCCTGCTACCTGCTGCTGGCCAAGCCCGTCCACGCCGCCGTCGCCCACCGCCCGCACCTCGGCGCCGTCACCGGCTTCGCCTGCGTGGCCGTAGCCCTCGCCGGGCACTGGGGAGCCGGCACCGTCGCCTCCTTCGTGGCGCTGCGGCTGCTCCTGGGCGCCGGCATGACGCTGGGCCTGGTCAGCCTGTCCGCGCTCGCCGCCGAGGCGAGCCGGGGCCGCGGGCCCGGCCGCCTCTTCGGCTCGCTGGAGTTCATATCCAAGGCCGGAGCCGTCGTCGCCGGAGCGGCAGCCGCCGCCTCCACCGGCATCTGGGGCCCGGCCGCACCCGCCGTCGCAGGATCCGCCGTCGCCGCCCTGACGGCCGTCATCAGCACCCCCACCCTCCTCCGCACCCGCTGGAGCCGCTGA
- a CDS encoding IucA/IucC family protein translates to MSSAAAAALPGVATADHVVAHTLLNCLLREVSGPEHQTAVTDGHLLLRLPRCGVLLRVGLRRASLFGAHRFTGPVRTERDGTWTELTWQELAEHIHRELELRTGVRNEEFLGQVAASHAGVTAALGAPRGAAGPDAYMESEQSLLFGHRFHPTPKARTGAPEDWGRYAPEARARFPLHHLAVRREHVRQEAAADGALAALDRQRPVPDGYRLLPAHPWQYAMLREHPVLRAAVTRGDVLDLGPGGEPFEPTASVRTLYDGRDFLKFSLNIRITNCLRKNAEYELTGAVALTRLLEPVAADLAARFPGAGLLREPAYRTLDLGSRELAEGFGVIVREGLGARLAPGVTGLLAAAVADEYPTGGAHLGALLRGGGPAEALAWWKAYLALLVPPVLAAYFDHGVVLEPHLQNVVLGVGADGMPRQVLFRDLEGTKLLPGHHAAALAALPADVAGPLTYDRERGWDRVVYCLVVNHVAEMLAALADRHPRLEPELWTAVRGILADRAAAHGNPPLLRALVAGVPLPAKANLLTRWERKADRDAGYVRISSPLVPDLLSALTTAARTETTWSAAQ, encoded by the coding sequence ATGTCCTCCGCAGCCGCCGCCGCCCTCCCCGGCGTGGCCACCGCCGACCACGTGGTCGCCCACACCCTGCTCAACTGCCTGCTCCGCGAGGTCTCCGGGCCCGAGCACCAGACCGCCGTCACCGACGGCCACCTGCTGCTGCGCCTGCCCCGCTGCGGCGTCCTGCTCCGCGTGGGGCTGCGGCGCGCCTCCTTGTTCGGCGCGCACCGCTTCACCGGCCCCGTCCGGACCGAGCGCGACGGCACCTGGACCGAGCTGACGTGGCAGGAGCTCGCCGAGCACATCCACCGCGAGCTGGAGCTGCGCACCGGCGTCCGCAACGAGGAGTTCCTCGGCCAGGTGGCCGCCAGCCACGCCGGCGTCACCGCGGCCCTCGGCGCCCCGCGCGGCGCGGCGGGCCCCGACGCGTACATGGAATCCGAGCAGTCCCTCCTGTTCGGCCACCGCTTCCACCCCACCCCCAAGGCCCGCACCGGCGCCCCCGAGGACTGGGGCCGCTACGCCCCCGAGGCCCGCGCCCGCTTCCCCCTGCACCACCTGGCCGTGCGGCGCGAGCACGTACGCCAGGAGGCCGCGGCCGACGGGGCCCTCGCCGCCCTCGACCGGCAGCGGCCCGTCCCCGACGGCTACCGGCTGCTGCCCGCCCACCCGTGGCAGTACGCGATGCTGCGCGAGCACCCCGTGCTGCGCGCCGCCGTCACCCGCGGCGACGTCCTCGACCTGGGCCCCGGCGGCGAGCCCTTCGAGCCGACCGCATCCGTGCGGACGCTCTACGACGGCCGGGACTTCCTCAAGTTCAGCCTCAACATCCGCATCACCAACTGCCTGCGCAAGAACGCCGAGTACGAGCTGACCGGCGCGGTCGCCCTCACCCGCCTGCTGGAGCCCGTCGCCGCCGACCTCGCGGCCCGCTTCCCGGGCGCCGGCCTGCTGCGCGAACCCGCCTACCGCACCCTCGACCTCGGCAGCCGCGAACTCGCCGAGGGCTTCGGCGTCATCGTCCGCGAAGGGCTCGGCGCCCGCCTCGCCCCCGGCGTCACCGGGCTGCTGGCCGCCGCCGTCGCCGACGAGTACCCCACCGGCGGCGCCCACCTCGGCGCACTGCTGCGCGGCGGCGGCCCCGCGGAGGCCCTCGCCTGGTGGAAGGCCTACCTCGCGCTGCTCGTCCCGCCGGTGCTCGCGGCCTACTTCGACCACGGCGTCGTCCTCGAACCCCACCTGCAGAACGTCGTCCTCGGCGTCGGCGCCGACGGCATGCCCCGGCAGGTCCTCTTCCGCGACCTGGAGGGCACCAAGCTGCTCCCCGGCCACCACGCCGCGGCCCTCGCGGCGCTCCCCGCGGACGTGGCCGGGCCCCTCACGTACGACCGCGAGCGCGGCTGGGACCGCGTCGTGTACTGCCTGGTCGTCAACCACGTCGCCGAGATGCTCGCCGCCCTCGCCGACCGCCACCCCCGCCTCGAACCCGAGCTGTGGACCGCCGTCCGCGGCATCCTCGCCGACCGCGCCGCCGCCCACGGCAACCCCCCGCTGCTGCGCGCCCTCGTCGCCGGGGTGCCGCTGCCCGCCAAGGCCAACCTGCTCACCCGCTGGGAGCGCAAGGCCGACCGGGACGCCGGCTACGTGCGCATCTCCTCGCCCCTGGTGCCGGACCTGCTGTCCGCCCTCACCACGGCCGCCCGCACCGAGACCACCTGGAGCGCAGCACAGTGA
- a CDS encoding alanine racemase — protein MILPRVAGHAAGLPGEELPAYVYDLAALTGHAAEVRAALPPETELYYAAKANPAPELLQALAPHVSGFEVASGGELAHVRKAVPGLPLAFGGPGKTEPELRLALDLGTERIHVESESELRLLAALAAERPGGAPVDILLRVNLPVSEGDGASRDGHGELAGAALAMGGRPSPFGLDPRRAEACLPLLRGTRLRLRGIHAHLASGLPAPALLAVAARVTAWARELDTRHGLGLDEVNVGGGMAVDYARPHTRFDWAAYGAGLAALAAAHPGYTLRIEPGRALTAHCGWYVTEVLDVRHSHGEAFAVVRGGTHHMRTPAAKGHDHPFTVLSVDTWERPWPRPAALDEPVTLSGQLCTPKDVLARAVPVAELRAGDRIAFAMAGAYAWNISHHEFLMHPAPSFRFLP, from the coding sequence GTGATCCTTCCCCGTGTCGCCGGGCACGCCGCCGGCCTGCCCGGCGAGGAACTGCCCGCCTACGTCTACGACCTGGCGGCCCTGACCGGGCACGCCGCCGAAGTGCGCGCGGCCCTGCCGCCGGAGACCGAGCTGTACTACGCGGCCAAGGCCAACCCCGCCCCCGAGCTCCTGCAGGCCCTCGCCCCGCACGTCAGCGGCTTCGAGGTCGCCTCCGGCGGCGAACTGGCCCACGTCCGCAAGGCCGTCCCCGGCCTGCCGCTCGCCTTCGGCGGCCCCGGCAAGACCGAGCCCGAACTGCGGCTCGCCCTCGACCTGGGGACCGAGCGCATCCACGTGGAGAGCGAGAGCGAACTGCGGCTGCTCGCCGCCCTCGCCGCCGAACGCCCCGGCGGGGCGCCCGTGGACATCCTGCTGCGCGTCAACCTCCCCGTGAGCGAGGGTGACGGCGCGAGCCGCGACGGGCACGGCGAGCTGGCCGGCGCGGCCCTCGCCATGGGCGGCCGGCCCAGCCCCTTCGGCCTCGACCCGCGCCGCGCCGAGGCGTGCCTGCCCCTGCTGCGCGGCACCCGGCTGCGGCTGCGCGGCATCCACGCCCACCTGGCCAGCGGGCTCCCCGCGCCCGCCCTGCTCGCCGTCGCCGCCCGCGTCACGGCCTGGGCGCGCGAGCTGGACACCCGGCACGGCCTCGGGCTGGACGAGGTGAACGTGGGCGGCGGCATGGCCGTCGACTACGCCCGCCCGCACACCCGCTTCGACTGGGCCGCCTACGGCGCGGGCCTCGCCGCACTCGCCGCCGCGCACCCCGGCTACACCCTGCGCATCGAGCCCGGCCGCGCGCTGACCGCCCACTGCGGCTGGTACGTCACCGAGGTCCTCGACGTCCGGCACAGCCACGGCGAGGCGTTCGCGGTCGTGCGCGGCGGCACCCACCACATGCGCACCCCCGCCGCCAAGGGGCACGACCACCCCTTCACGGTGCTGTCCGTCGACACCTGGGAGCGCCCCTGGCCGCGCCCGGCCGCGCTGGACGAACCGGTCACCCTCAGCGGGCAGTTGTGCACCCCGAAGGACGTCCTCGCGCGGGCGGTCCCGGTCGCCGAGCTGCGGGCGGGGGACCGGATCGCCTTCGCGATGGCGGGCGCGTACGCCTGGAACATCTCGCACCACGAGTTCCTGATGCACCCGGCGCCCTCCTTCCGCTTCCTGCCCTGA